The Burkholderia lata genome contains a region encoding:
- a CDS encoding bile acid:sodium symporter family protein — protein MARPRFLPDNFTLALVGTVVLASLLPCRGPAAHAFNWATNIAVGLLFFLHGAKLSREAVVAGATHWRLHAVVLLSTFALFPLLGLALKPVLQPLVTPTLYAGVLFLCTLPSTVQSSIAFTSIAKGNVPAAVCAASASSLLGIFVTPALVGLMITSQSAAAASPWSTVGSIVMQLLVPFIAGQLLRPVIGGWIDRNRGVLRFVDQGSILLVVYVAFSEAVNEGLWHQIPPRALGGLLVVNLVLLAIALLLTAFVSKRLGFNRADQITIIFCGSKKSLAAGVPMAKVIFSANAVGAIVLPLMLFHQIQLMACAALAQRWGARDMSGEHDEGDATSAPGALSAGKR, from the coding sequence ATGGCCCGTCCCCGTTTTCTTCCCGACAACTTCACGCTCGCGCTCGTCGGCACCGTCGTGCTCGCGAGCCTCCTGCCGTGCCGCGGCCCGGCCGCTCACGCGTTCAACTGGGCAACCAACATTGCCGTCGGCCTGCTGTTCTTCCTGCACGGCGCGAAGCTGTCGCGTGAAGCCGTCGTCGCGGGTGCGACGCACTGGCGGCTGCACGCGGTCGTGCTGCTCAGCACGTTCGCGCTGTTCCCGCTGCTCGGCCTTGCGCTGAAACCCGTGCTGCAGCCGCTCGTCACGCCGACGCTGTATGCGGGTGTGCTGTTCCTGTGCACGCTGCCGTCGACGGTCCAGTCGTCGATCGCGTTCACGTCGATCGCGAAGGGCAACGTGCCGGCCGCCGTGTGCGCGGCCTCCGCGTCGAGCCTGCTCGGGATCTTCGTCACGCCGGCGCTCGTCGGGCTGATGATCACGTCGCAGTCGGCGGCCGCCGCGTCGCCGTGGAGCACCGTCGGCAGCATCGTGATGCAGCTGCTCGTGCCGTTCATCGCCGGCCAGTTGCTGCGGCCCGTGATCGGCGGCTGGATCGACCGCAACCGCGGCGTGCTGCGCTTCGTCGACCAGGGCTCGATCCTGCTCGTCGTCTACGTCGCCTTCAGCGAGGCCGTCAACGAAGGCCTGTGGCACCAGATCCCGCCGCGCGCGCTCGGCGGCCTGCTCGTCGTCAACCTCGTGCTGCTCGCGATCGCGCTGTTGCTGACCGCGTTCGTCAGCAAGCGGCTCGGCTTCAACCGCGCCGACCAGATCACGATCATCTTCTGCGGGTCGAAGAAGAGCCTCGCGGCCGGCGTGCCGATGGCGAAGGTGATCTTCTCGGCGAACGCGGTCGGCGCGATCGTGCTGCCGCTGATGCTGTTCCACCAGATCCAGCTGATGGCGTGCGCGGCGCTCGCGCAGCGCTGGGGGGCGCGCGACATGAGCGGCGAGCACGACGAGGGCGACGCGACGTCGGCGCCCGGCGCGCTGAGCGCAGGCAAGCGCTGA